A region from the Phycisphaerales bacterium genome encodes:
- a CDS encoding prepilin-type N-terminal cleavage/methylation domain-containing protein: protein MRHHHSHMRAFSLIELLVALCITMMLVGLLLPALATTRDASIATTCASNQHQIGLAVTQFAGDHFDLLPREGISPWAGSLAESKYIPWVNAIQSYIAHPGGRTDLASPILLDPAHPNPNHQIQYVVNGIGFPNLPRGLDVVGSDRRPASPLSLLHRPTEMMYLTAFTEDADNSIALNALTGDLNQDAGLYDVWNLAHLLGPDHGSDSIARSVRRVGINRHGNGNNVLFADGHVDARPTEFIQRPHEWYDGLTWTPDAP, encoded by the coding sequence ATGCGACACCACCACTCTCATATGCGTGCGTTCTCGCTGATCGAGTTATTGGTCGCGTTGTGCATAACCATGATGCTCGTCGGCCTGCTGCTGCCCGCCCTGGCCACCACGCGCGACGCCTCAATTGCAACCACATGCGCATCAAACCAGCATCAGATCGGACTCGCCGTTACCCAGTTTGCCGGCGATCACTTTGACCTGCTGCCGCGCGAGGGCATCTCTCCCTGGGCCGGCTCTCTTGCCGAGAGTAAATATATACCCTGGGTTAACGCAATACAATCTTATATCGCTCACCCCGGGGGCCGGACCGACCTCGCTTCGCCCATCCTGCTCGACCCCGCACATCCGAACCCGAACCACCAGATCCAATACGTGGTCAACGGCATTGGCTTTCCCAACCTGCCGCGCGGTCTCGACGTCGTCGGCTCCGATCGCCGCCCCGCGTCGCCGCTCTCGCTCCTGCACCGGCCGACCGAGATGATGTACCTGACGGCGTTTACAGAAGACGCCGATAACAGCATCGCACTCAACGCCCTGACCGGCGATCTCAACCAGGACGCCGGGCTCTATGACGTGTGGAATCTCGCGCACCTGCTCGGCCCGGACCATGGCTCCGACTCGATCGCGCGCAGCGTGCGGCGCGTCGGAATCAACCGGCACGGAAACGGCAACAACGTCCTCTTTGCCGACGGGCACGTGGACGCCCGGCCAACGGAGTTCATCCAGCGGCCGCACGAATGGTACGACGGCCTGACCTGGACGCCCGACGCGCCTTGA
- a CDS encoding FliM/FliN family flagellar motor switch protein: MKSDIRSILKLEVPLIVRIAERAMHVDEVVQWVPGMIIEMGKNADEELELLVNNVPIGVGSAVKITENFGIRISYVGDLRERIDAMSGRPLEEEEAVEPAGAARVPALDPEEAAAPTEAG, translated from the coding sequence ATGAAGTCCGACATCCGGTCCATTCTCAAGCTCGAGGTCCCACTGATTGTCCGCATTGCCGAACGGGCCATGCACGTGGATGAGGTCGTCCAGTGGGTGCCGGGCATGATCATCGAGATGGGCAAGAACGCCGACGAGGAACTCGAGCTGCTCGTCAACAACGTGCCCATCGGCGTGGGATCGGCGGTGAAGATCACTGAGAATTTCGGCATCCGCATCTCCTATGTGGGCGACCTGCGCGAGCGCATCGACGCCATGTCCGGCCGCCCCCTCGAGGAGGAGGAAGCCGTCGAGCCGGCCGGGGCGGCTCGGGTGCCGGCGCTGGATCCGGAAGAAGCCGCCGCGCCGACCGAAGCGGGATGA
- the solA gene encoding N-methyl-L-tryptophan oxidase — protein MAEKFDIIVIGVGSMGAAACYELLRREPSLRVLGLEQFEIPNARGSHHGHCRAFRTAYFEHPDYVALLRRALELWREFEAEAGASLLHLTGGLYMGRPDSALVRDSISAARLHHVPHTLLSLAELAARFPQFSVDDDAVGFFEEHAGYVRCEKAVQAYATAARQRGAELHERECVQSWRAGSSGVSVSTDRANYDADHLIIAAGPWAGRMVAGLGVELKVTRQVAGWFRPVAAEPFASERFPVWSIDPGVDGRPCGIWYGFPPVPERPGLKIAHHWPGELCDPDTVDRSVTPQETTTLREAMGRYLPQGRGELLAAQVCLYTNSPDGHFIIDRHPDPALHHRVTIACGFSGHGFKFVSVIGKALAGLALEGKSNEPIDFLGLGRFGVGGDARPAAEHTGR, from the coding sequence ATGGCTGAAAAGTTCGACATCATCGTCATCGGAGTGGGCAGCATGGGGGCGGCGGCGTGCTATGAGCTGCTGCGACGCGAGCCTTCGCTGCGCGTGCTCGGGCTGGAGCAGTTCGAGATTCCCAACGCCCGCGGGAGCCACCATGGTCATTGCCGCGCGTTTCGCACGGCGTACTTCGAGCACCCGGATTACGTGGCACTGCTGCGCCGCGCGCTTGAACTCTGGCGCGAGTTCGAGGCGGAGGCCGGGGCGAGCCTGCTGCATCTCACCGGCGGGCTGTACATGGGTCGGCCGGACAGCGCCCTGGTCCGTGATTCCATCAGTGCGGCCAGGCTGCACCACGTGCCGCACACGCTGCTCAGCCTCGCTGAACTCGCGGCCAGGTTTCCGCAGTTCTCCGTTGATGATGACGCCGTGGGCTTCTTCGAAGAGCACGCCGGGTACGTGCGGTGCGAGAAGGCCGTGCAGGCGTATGCGACCGCCGCGCGGCAGCGCGGGGCCGAACTTCACGAACGCGAGTGCGTGCAGTCGTGGAGGGCCGGATCGTCGGGAGTCTCGGTCAGCACCGATCGCGCCAACTACGACGCGGATCACTTGATCATCGCGGCCGGACCCTGGGCCGGGCGGATGGTGGCCGGCCTCGGCGTGGAACTCAAGGTGACAAGGCAGGTCGCAGGGTGGTTTCGGCCCGTCGCCGCCGAGCCGTTCGCGAGCGAGCGCTTTCCCGTCTGGAGCATCGATCCCGGCGTCGACGGTCGGCCCTGCGGAATCTGGTACGGCTTTCCGCCCGTGCCTGAGCGTCCGGGCCTGAAGATCGCCCACCACTGGCCCGGCGAGTTGTGCGATCCGGACACGGTCGATCGCAGTGTAACGCCTCAGGAGACAACCACGTTGCGCGAGGCGATGGGCCGCTACCTGCCGCAGGGCCGTGGCGAACTCCTCGCGGCGCAGGTGTGCCTCTACACGAACAGCCCCGACGGGCACTTCATCATCGACAGGCACCCGGATCCGGCGCTGCACCATCGGGTGACGATCGCGTGCGGCTTCAGCGGGCACGGGTTCAAGTTCGTCAGTGTCATCGGAAAGGCGCTCGCCGGACTGGCGCTGGAAGGCAAATCAAACGAGCCGATCGACTTCCTGGGGCTGGGGAGGTTCGGCGTCGGCGGCGATGCACGCCCCGCCGCTGAGCACACAGGGCGTTGA